Within the Leisingera thetidis genome, the region GCGCGATCAGGCTCTGCTGCTGGGCCAGCACCTGGTTCAGCGTCCCGGCCTCGTCCTCGGCCATCAGGCGGCTGAAGCCGGAGACATCCAGCACGAAGATGGCGGCAAGGCGTCTTTGCGGTTTGTCTGGCACGGGCGGGCCTCGGGAACCGGGGAACTGGAAACGGAAACTGCCCGGAGCTTAGCCCGCCCGCCCGCATCGGCAAAGCGCTGATTTCATTCGCCGAACCGGTAGCGGTGCAGGCTGGCGCCGTTTTCCCGCAGCCAGCCGCGGGGCGCCTCGTAGCGGCCGTAGAGCCGTTCCACCACCGCCCAGAAGGCAGGCGAGTGGTTCATTTCCTGCAGATGCGCCACCTCGTGGGCGGCGACATAGCGCAACACCGCGGGCGGCGCCAGGATCAGCCGCCAGGAATACATCAGCCCGCCGTCCGCGGTGCAGGAGCCCCAGCGCGAGCGGGTGTCGCGCAGGGTCAGGCGGCTGTAGCCTCGGCCCAGCCGCGCGGCGTAGAAATCCGACGCCTCGGCCAGCCGGTTGCGCGCCAGTTCCTTGAGGTAGCGCTGCAGCAGGCGGGACGGGTTGTCCCCCGGCACCGCGATCCGGCCGGCATCCAGCTGGACCCGCCGTCCCGCGCAGCGCTCCACCACCCGGTTCTGGCCGTCCACCGGCAGCACCGCGCCGAAATCCGCCTCGACCGCCTGCGGGTGCTTGTCGAGATGCGCCCGGATCCAGTCTGCCTTCTCCTCGGCGAACTCCAGCGCGGTGCGCTCGGGCAGGCTTTTGGGCAGGGTCAGCGTCACCCGCCCGTCGAGCGAGGAGATCCGCAGGCTGATCCGCCGCGCGCGGGCAGAGCGGCGCAGGGTCAGCGGCACCGGCGGGTTCCCCGGCAGGTGATGTTCGGCCATGCGCGCGCCCCTTTCCGGCAAAGGCTTTGACAGTGCCCCCCTCATATGGCAAGGCACCGGAATCGTCGATACGACTCACCAGTAAATCAAGGGGATCCACATGCCCAAGGAAGAATGGGGTGTAAAGCGCGTTTGCCCCACCACTGGCAAGCGCTTTTATGACCTGAACAAGGACCCGATCGTCAGCCCCTACACGGGCGAGGCTGTCGAGCTGGACACCGGCAAGACCCGGATGATCGAAGCGGATGCCGAAGACGCCGCCACCCTGAAGGCCAAAAAGAACCTGGACACCGACGAGGTGGTTCTGGACGATGACGACACCGTCGACGTGGACCTGGGCGATGACGTCCTGGATGACGACGATGACGATGACAACGTCTCGCTGGACGACATCGCCGACATGTCGTCGCCTGAGGACGATTCCTGAGGCCATTCAAGCCGTTCGGGGAAGCGCCTGGCCTTCCCCGGACCGCTCTCCGGCGAGCGCTGGAAAAATTTTGGAACCCGGCGCATTTTCCGCTTGCAGCCCGCGCCGCCGTCCCGTAAACGACGCTCACACCGCAAGACGGGCCGCAACGGAAACGGAACGGACACGGAAAAGCGGACAGGTTTGGGGCCTTAGCTCAGCTGGGAGAGCGCCTGCATGGCATGCAGGAGGTCAGCGGTTCGATCCCGCTAGGCTCCACCAAATCTTCACATCCGGGAAGAAAACGCCGCTATCACCTTGAAAGAAGGGTGGTACATGCGGATCCGCACCCCTCAAGCCTGAAATGCCGAAGCGGCTCTGCAAAGGCCCGTTTCAGCACGCCCGCCGCAGGATCAAATATCTTTTTTCAGATATTGTCCAATACCTTGCCAGAAATGCCAGCGCGGGTTCGGTAAAGCCCTCGGCCGCGCTTTATGGCGGTGGCGGACCGGCAGACCCGCCGAATCCGCGCCGATCACCACGGGCAAGCCAATAACCGGTTTCACCCAAGGCCGCTTCGACGGCTGTGCAGTCATCCGCGGCACCTCGTTCAGGCGGGGTTTGCGGCCGGGAAGCTCAATCGCGTTCATTTCCTGAAAGACTATGGAGCGGGACTGGTTCTCCGGCCCGGGGCGGGCGTCCGCGCGGGCATTGCGGCCTCGAACGCCCTCACCGGCACACCTTCGTGTTCCGGCAGGTTGAGGCCGCCCAAACCAACCATCTGCCGCAAAAGCAGCCGGGCAAGCCGGAATCCAGTGCTGTCAGCCTGCAATCATTGCGCTAATCACATCAATACATTCAACTTCAATAGGATATTTCCATCATGCTCGATAAACTGGAGATGTTCATCGCGGTCGCCAGGGAAGAGCATTTCGGTCGCGCGGCGGCAGCACTCGGCATTACCCAACCAACACTGTCGGCGGGCATCAAACAGCTGGAGAACCAGCTTGGCGTGCAGATGATCTTCCGAGGCTCACGGTACGGCGGGCTGACGCCGGAAGGGCAAAGCGCGCTGATCTGGGCAAGGAAAATCGTGGGAGACACCCGGCAGCTGAAAGAGGAAATGCGCTTCACGCGGCATGGCCTGACCGGCCAGCTGCGCATCGCGGTAATCCCGACAGCGCTGACCTGGGCGGCCAGGCTGACAGCCCGGTTCAGCGAGAAACACCCGAAGGTACGGTTCACGATCCTCTCCCGCACCTCGGCCGAGATCCTGTCGATGATCGAGAATTTTTCCGTTGATGCAGGGATTTCCTATCTCGACAATGAACCCATGGGCAAAGTCAGCAGCGAGCCGCTGTACCAGGAGCATTACATGCTGGTGTGCCACCGCGACTCTCCCTTTGCGGGCCGGGAAACGGTCGGCTGGGCGGAACTGGACGGGCAGAAGCTGTGCCTGCTGACGCCGGACATGCAGAACCGGCGGATCATCAACAAGAATTTCCGCGACTCGGGCGTCAGCCCGGAGGCCTGGATCGAATCGAATTCGACCATCGTTCTGACCGCCAATGTAGAGGATGGCGGCTGGCTGACCGTGCTGCCGGCCGACATGGCACGCTCTCTTGCGGTCGGAAAGCCGCTGGAAATCGTGCCGATGACGGCTGTTGAATCCGTCCATACAGTTGGTCTGGTCGCCCCCTACCGGGAGCCTCATACCCCTGTTTTGAAGGCTCTTCTGGCAGAGGCGCGGCGGATGTCGGAGACCCGGTGATAGAAACCGCCTATCGCGCAACGAAACCGCGTTATTGATCTGACTATACACGCTCTGGTTTTTCTCGGGCAAATTGCCGGAGGCCAGCTATGCAATCAGAAACGCCAGCGCCGTCCGAAACGGACATGCGCGCAATCATCTCGGACCATCTGCACCTGGAGGGGGCATTGCTGCCCATGCTTCATGCCTTGCAGGAGGTTTACGGCCACATCCCGCAGGCGGCAACGCCGCTGATCGCGGATGCCCTGAACATTTCCCGTGCCGAAGTGCACGGCGTAATCAGCTTTTATCATGACTTCCGCGAGGTGCCCGCGGGCCGTCACGTGGTCAGGATCTGCCGCGCCGAAGCCTGCCAGGCGGTGGGCGCCAATGCCCTGGCGGAGGCCACACTCGCGCGGCTGGGCGTCGAGTGGCACGGCACAACCAGAAATGGCGCGGTCACCATTGAGCCGGTCTATTGCCTGGGCCTGTGCGCCTGCGGCCCGGCTGCGATGGTGGACGGCACGGTGCTGGGCCGCGTGGATGAGGCCCGGATGGCGGCCCTGCTGGCGGAGGCCGGGGCATGAAGATCTACGTTCCCATGGACAGCGCCGCCAAGGCGCTGGGCGCCGAAGAAGTGGCCGCAGCGATCACCGCCGAAGCCGGCAAGCGCGGACTGCAGATCGAATTGATCCGCAACGGCAGCCGCGGCATGCTGTGGCTGGAGCCGCTGGTCGAGATCGACAGGGGCGCGGGCCGCGAGGGTTTCGGCGCGGTCACTGCCGCCGATGTGCCGGCGATGCTGGACGGCACGCTGGCCGGGCTGGGCAACGTCGAGGAGATCCCGTTTTTCGCGCGCCAGACCCGGCTGACCTTTGCCCGCTGCGGCGTGACCGATCCGCTGAGCATGGACGATTACCAGATACACGGCGGCCTGGCAGGGCTGCGCCGGGCCGCCGCGATGAACGGTGCGGAGATTGTTGAAGAGGTCACCCGATCCGGTCTGCGCGGCCGCGGCGGCGCAGGCTTCCCGACCGGGATCAAGTGGAACACGGTGCTGCAGGCCGAAGCGGACCAGAAATACATCGTCTGCAACGCCGACGAGGGCGACAGCGGCACTTTTGCCGACCGCATGATCATGGAGGGCGACCCCTTCTGCCTGATCGAGGGGATGGCAATTGCCGGTCTCGGCACGGGCGCGACCAAGGGCTATGTCTACCTGCGGTCGGAATACCCGGATGCCATCAGGGTGATGCAGGAGGCCGTTCGCATTGCCCGCGCCAATGGCGTGCTGGGTGACGATGTTTTAGGCTCGGGCCGGGCGTTTGACATGGAAATCCGCACCGGCGCCGGCGCCTACGTCTGCGGCGAGGAAACCTCGCTGCTGAACAGTCTGGAGGGCAAGCGCGGCGTGGTCCGCGCCAAGCCGCCGCTGCCGGCGCTGGAGGGCTTTCTGGGCAAGCCCACGGTCGTCAACAATGTGATCAGCCTGGCCACCGTGCCGGTGATCTTTGAGAAAGGCGCGCAGCACTACGCGGACTTCGGCCTGGGCCGGTCGCGCGGCACCATTCCGGTGCAGATCGCCGGCAACGTGAAATACGGCGGGCTGTTCGAGACAGCCTTCGGCATGCCCTTGGGCGACCTGGTGATGGACATCGCGGGCGGCACCGCCTCGGGCCGGGCGGTCAAGGCGGTGCAGGTCGGCGGGCCGCTCGGCGCCTATATGCCCTGCGGTAAATTCGACACCCCCTTTGGCTATGAGGAGTTCGACGGCGCAGGCGGGCTGATCGGCCATGCCGGCATCGTGGTGTTCGACGACAGTGCCGACATGCTGCGGATGGCACGGTTTGCCATGGAGTTCTGCGCCGTCGAGAGCTGCGGCAAATGCACCCCCTGCCGGATCGGCGCGGTGCGCGGCGTGGAAACCATCGACCGTATCGCCGCGGGCGACCCCGGCGCCATCCCGCTGCTGACCGACCTGTGCGAGACGATGACGGACGGCTCGCTGTGCGCCCTGGGCGGCTTCACCCCGTATCCGGTGATGTCCGCGCTTACCCATTTCCCCGATGATTTCGCCACCGCAAAGGAGGCCGCAGAATGAAAGACCTGAT harbors:
- a CDS encoding M48 family metallopeptidase — its product is MAEHHLPGNPPVPLTLRRSARARRISLRISSLDGRVTLTLPKSLPERTALEFAEEKADWIRAHLDKHPQAVEADFGAVLPVDGQNRVVERCAGRRVQLDAGRIAVPGDNPSRLLQRYLKELARNRLAEASDFYAARLGRGYSRLTLRDTRSRWGSCTADGGLMYSWRLILAPPAVLRYVAAHEVAHLQEMNHSPAFWAVVERLYGRYEAPRGWLRENGASLHRYRFGE
- a CDS encoding TIGR02300 family protein, with protein sequence MPKEEWGVKRVCPTTGKRFYDLNKDPIVSPYTGEAVELDTGKTRMIEADAEDAATLKAKKNLDTDEVVLDDDDTVDVDLGDDVLDDDDDDDNVSLDDIADMSSPEDDS
- a CDS encoding LysR family transcriptional regulator — translated: MLDKLEMFIAVAREEHFGRAAAALGITQPTLSAGIKQLENQLGVQMIFRGSRYGGLTPEGQSALIWARKIVGDTRQLKEEMRFTRHGLTGQLRIAVIPTALTWAARLTARFSEKHPKVRFTILSRTSAEILSMIENFSVDAGISYLDNEPMGKVSSEPLYQEHYMLVCHRDSPFAGRETVGWAELDGQKLCLLTPDMQNRRIINKNFRDSGVSPEAWIESNSTIVLTANVEDGGWLTVLPADMARSLAVGKPLEIVPMTAVESVHTVGLVAPYREPHTPVLKALLAEARRMSETR
- a CDS encoding formate dehydrogenase subunit gamma — encoded protein: MRAIISDHLHLEGALLPMLHALQEVYGHIPQAATPLIADALNISRAEVHGVISFYHDFREVPAGRHVVRICRAEACQAVGANALAEATLARLGVEWHGTTRNGAVTIEPVYCLGLCACGPAAMVDGTVLGRVDEARMAALLAEAGA
- a CDS encoding formate dehydrogenase beta subunit, whose amino-acid sequence is MKIYVPMDSAAKALGAEEVAAAITAEAGKRGLQIELIRNGSRGMLWLEPLVEIDRGAGREGFGAVTAADVPAMLDGTLAGLGNVEEIPFFARQTRLTFARCGVTDPLSMDDYQIHGGLAGLRRAAAMNGAEIVEEVTRSGLRGRGGAGFPTGIKWNTVLQAEADQKYIVCNADEGDSGTFADRMIMEGDPFCLIEGMAIAGLGTGATKGYVYLRSEYPDAIRVMQEAVRIARANGVLGDDVLGSGRAFDMEIRTGAGAYVCGEETSLLNSLEGKRGVVRAKPPLPALEGFLGKPTVVNNVISLATVPVIFEKGAQHYADFGLGRSRGTIPVQIAGNVKYGGLFETAFGMPLGDLVMDIAGGTASGRAVKAVQVGGPLGAYMPCGKFDTPFGYEEFDGAGGLIGHAGIVVFDDSADMLRMARFAMEFCAVESCGKCTPCRIGAVRGVETIDRIAAGDPGAIPLLTDLCETMTDGSLCALGGFTPYPVMSALTHFPDDFATAKEAAE